The Acinetobacter calcoaceticus sequence TTTAGCTGGGCGAGAAATTCCTGATTATATTCATCTTGGTCGTCTAAGGTTTGATAATAAAAACTCATTCGTATTCCTTGATTTGTGCTTTCTTTCCAAGCCCTAACGGGTTTAAGCGACTTAACTCTTCTTGTTGAGTGGCTTCCTTTAAAGTTTGCATGCAATGTTTTTTAATGGTTGTAAATTCACTACTCGTAACAAGTTCGATATCACGTGGACGTTCAAAATCAAGGTTGATTTCCTCAATAATTCGGCCCGGTCTATGGCTCATAATCAGTACTCGATCTGCGAGAAAAAGTGCTTCATCAATATCGTGGGTAATAAATAAAACTGAAGTTTGAATTTCTTGCCAAATTTCGAGCAATAGCATTTGCATTTTTAAACGGGTTTGAGCATCAAGTGCTCCAAAAGGCTCATCCATTAATAAGATTCGAGGCTCATTAATAAGTACTCTCGCAATTTCAACTCTTTGCTGCATACCGCCAGAAAGTTCGGCAGGAAATTTCTGCTCAAATCCTTTAAGCCCAACCAGATCAATCATCTTTCTGGCTTGTTCTATACGGCTATGCTTGCTGATTCCTTTCATCTTTAAACCAAAAGCAATATTTTCTAAAACGCTTTTCCAAGGAAATAAAGTATGCTGCTGGAAAACCAATCCTCTATCCGGATGCGGTTCAATAATAGACTCATTGTCGACTGTTAAAGTTCCTGAACTAATGGGTAAGTGTCCTGCCAAAGCCCCTAATAATGTTGACTTTCCACAACCTGAAGGCCCTAATAAACAAATAAACTCACCCGGTTGTATTTCAAAATTGACCCGATCTAATGCTTGAAAGCGATTTTTACCTTGCCCTAAATGTAGTGATAGATTTTGAATGCGTACATGGCCTTGTGTAATTGACATTTTAAGACTTCCTCAATTGATACCATGGGGTAAATCGATTTCCAATCACACGGACTAAGGTACTACTGAACATACCTAATGCCCCGATCAGCACCATGCCAACTACAATATTGCTGTAATTTTGCAAGGTGAAAGATTCCCATGTGAAATAACCAATTCCGTGTTGGCCTGAAATCATTTCAGCGGTGACTAAACAGAACCAACAAGTACCCATTCCAATGGATAAACCGGTAATAATGTTGGGTAATGCACCCGGAATAATGACTTCACGGATAATGGCGAAATCAGAAGCGCCTAGACTTTTTGCCGATGCAATTAATCTTGGGTCGACTGCACCGACACCATGGACTGTGTTTAATAGAATCGGAAATAAAGCGCCAATAAAGGTAATAAAAATCATGGAAGCTTCTGATGATGGAAAAATCAGAATCGCTAAAGGAATCCATGCAACTGCTGGAATTGGGCGTAATACTTCTAATGGCGGCATTAAAAATGCAGCAATTTTTTGATAACGTCCAGCCAACAATCCAATGCCTACACCAATCAATGCAGCCAATAAAAAGCCAATTACAACTCGAAAAATACTAGATTCAACATGTTCAAATGCTGTGCTGAGTTGAAAAAACGACCATAGCGCATGTACAACATCTAAAGGTGTCGGTACATTGCTAAAGTTCACAATACCTAAATTTATTTTAAATTGAGCCAACGCCTGCCAGATTGCTATCCAGAAAACTATGGATGTAAAAGCGATTCCATAATTTTTAAAATGTGTTTGATATGACCTCAACACCTGAAAAAACTTGAGTAAAAAAATGCTTTGGTTCTTGGGTTTTGTCTGGGCTAAACTACTCATTCGTCACCTCCTGATATGTGAGTAAAACAACATCAACCATGGGTCACTAGCTGAATGGTTTTAAAGTCATATACTTTTCCGCCTTGTTGTTTAGCCCATTTTTCAGCATCATCTTTTAATAAAAAGGCCTGCACTTGACCTGCTTTATCTGTGGCGTACCATGCCAAATTGGCAAGCAATTTAATGTCGGATTGATGATCTTGGCTATAAACCACACGTACGGTTTTTCCTGCCGTTTGAATTTTCTTTAAATCAGAAAAAGCATGCTCAGGTGTTTCATAGCTACGAACCTTTTCTTCACCCTTTACCCAAATTTGAGTCACTCGATTAAACGTTTTGATGGGTTGTCCTGTTAAAGCATCATTTGCAACTAATAGCGATTTTGCATAATCAGAAAGTTGTTGGCTGTAATTGAGTCCAGAAGCCTGAAATGCTTCTTTAATGTATTGGTCATCAATAAATTTATTTACATCGAGACTACCATCGTTTTTGCCTAGAACTTTTAAGGTATCTATGGCAATTTGGGTTGCTTTTCGATATTCAGGTTTCCAAGTCAAATCACGAGTTTGTAGACCTAATGGTCCATGAAACAGATAAACCACCTCGGCAGGAATACCCGTTTTTTCTGCAATCAGTTCACTATATTTTTCAGGTTGTTCCCGAATCAGACGATTTGCTTCAATAGTCGCTTGTAAGTAAGCTTTTATGACTTCTGGATGTTGCTGTGCATAATCCTTGCTGGCAAGTGAGCCATGAAATGTCGGTGATTTTGCTTGTGAACCATCATAGATTTTTTTAGCAAAACCTTGGTAAGCAAATAACTCTCCAAAGGGTACAAAGTCAGCATGCGCAGCAATCTTATGACTTTTTAATGCAGGCCCCGCCACTTCTGGAGCCTGAGCAATCACTTTAATATCTTTATCAAGTTGCCAACCTTCAGCTTGAATCGCTCGTAGTAAGAGGCCATGAGCAGTTGAGGCAAAAGGTACAGAAATAGTCTGTCCTTTTAGTTCTTTCAGTGAGGTGACTTTTGAGTCAATTGGAACAACAATCGCATTGCCACTGCCATTAATACTGCCTGACAACGGTGCTAAAAATATGCTTTCTTTTCCAGCTTTTTTAAATGCAGCTAAATTGTTTACAGCAGGAAAGTCGGCCATTGCTCCCAAATCTAGACGCCCAGCTACCATCTCACTGGTTAGTGGTGCACCAGAGGTGAAGTTTTTCCATTGAATGTCGTATTTAACATGCTTGTATTGACCATCTTTAGGTAAATATTTTGGTAATAAATTCAACTCACGAACAAGTAATCCACCACTTGCACAGTTAATGGTTGTGTCTTGTGTACCAATCGCTACCCGAACAGTTTCACTTTTGCTGCCACACCCAATAGTGCCGAGGACAATAACGCCAATTAAACTGCTCAGTAATAATTTTTTATTTCTATCTTTCATTTTATGTATTCCAAATTAATTATTTGAGTAAGTATGGGATATTTACTTTGACTGCATCCGTTGGGCAGTCCTTTTCACAAGGCATGCAGTACCAACATTCATCAAATTGCATATAAGCTTTTTGAGTTATAGGATCGATTGCCAATAAGTCCATTGGACAAACATCTACACAGACTGTACATCCTTTATCAGCAATACATTTATCTTCATCGATAATGACGGGAGCGATAGTACGGTGCTGAATTTCTTTAAAAATAAAAGCCATTGTTTGAATTCCTGATTTATTTAGTCTGTAAGAGCAACATCTTTTTGAATGCGTAAACGGTCATAAGACATAGCTTCATCTTGATTAATCGGAACCACATAAGGCTCAATTGTTTTTTTGAAACTGGTCATGTTGCCGTTTTCATCTTTTTTCAAATGTGCATGACAGAACCATTCCGAGTTATTCTTCTGAGGAAAATCTGCACGATAGTGATAAAGGCCCCAACGGCTTTCTTGTCTAAACAATGAGGCTCTGGCCGCCATTTCTGCGCAGTCTCGAATAAAAGATACTTCAGCGGCGCGCATGAGTTCATGCGGGTTTTGTGCAGAAATTCGGGCAATATCCTGTTTTATTTCTTCAAAGCGTTTAAGCCCAATTTCCATTTTTTGGCGCGTTTTAGGTGGCTGCAAATAGTCATTTACAAAACGGCGCAACTTATATTCCACTTGTTCGGCTGGTAAACCTTCAACGCAATTAAGTGGAGCAAAGATTCGTGCTTTCTCTGCCTCTATTTCAGTTTGGTTCAATTCACTATCTAGAGTTTCGCTCACATATTGTGCTGCGTTTACTCCAGCAAACCAGCCATAGGTAAATGCACCAAGCATATAGTTATGTGGTACGGCAGCCATGTCTCCTGCACTATATAAACCTTTAACTGATGTTTCTGCTTTTTCATTTACCCATACACCAGAAGCACTGTGTCCACTGCAAAAACCTATTTCTGAAATATGCATTTCCACCATATCTTGACGATAATTGGTACCTCGGCCTTCATGAAAACGTCCGCGACTTGGGCGC is a genomic window containing:
- a CDS encoding ABC transporter ATP-binding protein — encoded protein: MSITQGHVRIQNLSLHLGQGKNRFQALDRVNFEIQPGEFICLLGPSGCGKSTLLGALAGHLPISSGTLTVDNESIIEPHPDRGLVFQQHTLFPWKSVLENIAFGLKMKGISKHSRIEQARKMIDLVGLKGFEQKFPAELSGGMQQRVEIARVLINEPRILLMDEPFGALDAQTRLKMQMLLLEIWQEIQTSVLFITHDIDEALFLADRVLIMSHRPGRIIEEINLDFERPRDIELVTSSEFTTIKKHCMQTLKEATQQEELSRLNPLGLGKKAQIKEYE
- a CDS encoding ABC transporter substrate-binding protein, which gives rise to MKDRNKKLLLSSLIGVIVLGTIGCGSKSETVRVAIGTQDTTINCASGGLLVRELNLLPKYLPKDGQYKHVKYDIQWKNFTSGAPLTSEMVAGRLDLGAMADFPAVNNLAAFKKAGKESIFLAPLSGSINGSGNAIVVPIDSKVTSLKELKGQTISVPFASTAHGLLLRAIQAEGWQLDKDIKVIAQAPEVAGPALKSHKIAAHADFVPFGELFAYQGFAKKIYDGSQAKSPTFHGSLASKDYAQQHPEVIKAYLQATIEANRLIREQPEKYSELIAEKTGIPAEVVYLFHGPLGLQTRDLTWKPEYRKATQIAIDTLKVLGKNDGSLDVNKFIDDQYIKEAFQASGLNYSQQLSDYAKSLLVANDALTGQPIKTFNRVTQIWVKGEEKVRSYETPEHAFSDLKKIQTAGKTVRVVYSQDHQSDIKLLANLAWYATDKAGQVQAFLLKDDAEKWAKQQGGKVYDFKTIQLVTHG
- a CDS encoding ABC transporter permease, with the translated sequence MSSLAQTKPKNQSIFLLKFFQVLRSYQTHFKNYGIAFTSIVFWIAIWQALAQFKINLGIVNFSNVPTPLDVVHALWSFFQLSTAFEHVESSIFRVVIGFLLAALIGVGIGLLAGRYQKIAAFLMPPLEVLRPIPAVAWIPLAILIFPSSEASMIFITFIGALFPILLNTVHGVGAVDPRLIASAKSLGASDFAIIREVIIPGALPNIITGLSIGMGTCWFCLVTAEMISGQHGIGYFTWESFTLQNYSNIVVGMVLIGALGMFSSTLVRVIGNRFTPWYQLRKS
- a CDS encoding ferredoxin family protein; the protein is MAFIFKEIQHRTIAPVIIDEDKCIADKGCTVCVDVCPMDLLAIDPITQKAYMQFDECWYCMPCEKDCPTDAVKVNIPYLLK